A part of Cryptococcus neoformans var. neoformans JEC21 chromosome 4 sequence genomic DNA contains:
- a CDS encoding expressed protein — protein MSRRIGLSRSSTRPGGRRSTPAMPESQESTQQLSPKVRPGIPISDQLDPLSCLTVDHEVPSLELPKFSVGRDVSPLNESVKEYADETQEGNIIWTDMESQSLADRISVKGNEEISSLLLEDSGKQLASSAAFQSLQAMDSGDRADSTKNSTITQFAAIESQERPLSKIVPVGSSPQAIEQDQSREFVMVPDTQHDVATADGISPSFIPSNSLSKSFQLRSNNLREPLGNEVNLQEEKRLFISVEKRPKIFTSEPSQSISPRKLEGASLFSANGPGGRQTMSPISKHSSAKGLSGLENPSRSRSKSHVQASPSDEPVASRRKNETKEPNLSEESFAVDSIPIKHPEPLDVIANLLRQHSEEMKGKAEKLKDGKKGPTSKFELSEKQGDELFHRHEKTRIEMSEGKEFEVPQSAARISPNRLRTTIVDHDDSPGSSSSSQRTNVTFHSSHYTAPLEQSEPSVNVPRQINHTIDQQDGVASQSCHPLRSSPSCHGERFRSFAEQGYLFDENRLSTFDEDLFSSSQVVDGGLEVSEDAFSQRSNIFQATQVIRQPSGPLCEADLSSPAAIISPRGLAPTQRSSPDTPENSQTLRTTVTNSIPLHSSPISASVPTSKPPIPSIPPHRSLAYNSRRFTAQVSTEDNGRFDIPRYRQLQRRAASRIQLNDQLMEPLASEITGSPVGLCEGSIPAHSDTNTAPQPIQSPQMGHCSPNKFRRSQDIEVVNEHEPSATVESDVQTTGDDQSNLRPGRINRHSPFSPLPRSHLSSKAGLSPLSNNRISASNTSNHLLPSESDTHDDPSNPFLSTYEIVPGPYERRVRKKREIFSPATCSVDRLEVTSIRSPFKVEGIDEESDSSSTPDDPDDFSYRPAVKTARVSRGTGRRGRRASTSIASAFSESKQMRVPSTSPLSTFSDSDKSLTPDDENDVTTRPLKKQKLHNAEAKGAKTRTTSATRTNLSSKKKARHLIGKSRAATPPVVEDVNRVLASYGHYYYPARIIEPSGLRYKVIYDDNEHRECAPDKLRKLILKRGDKLEAYGRHDLPTKMEVLLDWDGNERGVKCASNGTMLGFVKLRFIRIRQQIIKQQFNDRLFAPQIGAKSPTRSILRSPVKNFVPLVFEGMIFLILTGVEENSVEYESKSLSKLIEIRGGIVAKDWTQIFEPDLHRGHFKRNLGRTPFVIPTGTRPLMTSTFMVALAKGIPVLSVKYVDAAIEEGEAIDWHPYLISSGYSCFTGQMMSQIVDTSWGTKNWDAVKAGHLLKPFKGKKVLFIQPRNSLSSLLTLCSTCLGAEEVRVVERVSGKELDVILDPKWDYLVIDKMGIPSALKGCKKVANVQWLKQCLVMGKALPPLLTSQDEPEKGASKIKKETSNKGNARKRVNQST, from the exons ATGAGTCGGAGAATAGG ACTATCGAGGAGTTCTACTCGTCCAGGAGGACGACGATCTACACCTGCGATGCCCGAATCCCAAGAGTCTACCCAACAGCTAAGCCCTAAAGTCCGGCCTGGTATCCCCATCTCTGATCAGCTGGATCCGCTCTCATGTTTGACAGTAGATCATGAAGTACCGAGTTTGGAGTTACCAAAATTTAGCGTTGGTAGAGACGTATCGCCCCTGAACGAAAGCGTCAAGGAGTATGCCGACGAGACACAAGAAGGCAATATTATCTGGACGGATATGGAAAGTCAGTCTCTGGCTGATCGGATATCTGTCAAAGGGAATGAAGAAATCTCATCACTACTATTAGAGGATTCTGGAAAGCAGCTGGCTAGTAGTGCGGCCTTCCAGTCACTCCAGGCCATGGATTCAGGTGATCGGGCGGACTCCACCAAAAATAGCACCATAACCCAGTTTGCTGCTATTGAATCTCAGGAGCGTCCCCTAAGCAAAATTGTACCGGTTGGTTCATCACCGCAAGCCATAGAGCAGGACCAGTCACGAGAGTTTGTTATGGTGCCGGACACTCAACATGATGTCGCTACTGCGGATGGCATATCACCTTCATTTATCCCGTCAAATAGCCTATCCAAATCATTTCAGTTGAGATCTAACAACCTACGAGAACCACTTGGGAACGAGGTTAACctccaagaagaaaaaaggctGTTCATTAGCGTAGAGAAGCGACCCAAAATATTTACGTCTGAACCGTCCCAATCCATATCCCCTCGAAAACTAGAAGGCgcgtctctcttctccgcaAATGGACCAGGTGGACGCCAGACAATGTCTCCCATTTCGAAACATTCTTCTGCGAAAGGTCTTTCTGGCCTAGAAAATCCAAGTCGTTCACGATCAAAAAGTCATGTTcaagcttctccttcagaCGAACCCGTTGCATCTCGGCGGAAGAACGAGACGAAGGAACCCAATCTTAGCGAGGAAAGTTTTGCTGTCGATTCAATACCGATCAAGCATCCCGAACCTTTGGACGTGATAGCGAATTTGTTGAGGCAACATtcagaagagatgaaaggaaaggcTGAGAAATTGAAGGACGGTAAGAAGGGGCCGACAAGCAAGTTTGAACTCAGCGAGAAGCAAGGAGACGAACTCTTTCACAGGCATGAAAAGACGCGGATCGAAATGtcagaaggaaaggaattTGAAGTTCCTCAGTCGGCAGCGAGAATTTCGCCTAATCGACTCCGCACTACCATTGTCGATCACGATGACAGTCCCggctcatcttcttcttcacaaaGGACAAATGTCACATTTCATAGCTCACATTATACTGCGCCATTGGAACAATCCGAACCTTCCGTCAATGTACCGAGGCAAATCAACCACACAATTGATCAGCAAGACGGGGTTGCTTCACAATCATGTCATCCTCTGCGTTCATCGCCCTCGTGTCACGGCGAGCGGTTCAGATCATTTGCTGAACAAGGGTATCTGTTCGATGAGAACAGACTTTCTACCTTTGATGAGGACTTGTTTTCGTCTTCTCAAGTTGTTGATGGGGGGTTGGAAGTGTCTGAGGATGCATTCAGCCAGAGATCAAATATTTTCCAAGCAACTCAAGTAATCCGCCAGCCCTCTGGGCCTTTATGTGAGGCAGATCTGTCCTCGCCGGCAGCGATCATAAGTCCGAGAGGCTTGGCGCCAACCCAGCGTAGTTCACCCGATACCCCAGAAAACAGTCAAACCCTAAGAACGACCGTGACCAATTCAATACCACTTCATTCATCACCTATTTCTGCTTCAGTGCCAACATCAAAACCACCAATTCCTTCGATCCCTCCTCATCGCTCCCTCGCTTATAATTCTCGACGGTTTACCGCTCAAGTATCAACGGAAGACAACGGACGCTTCGACATCCCTCGATATCGGCAACTTCAGAGACGCGCGGCTAGCCGTATACAGTTGAATGACCAACTGATGGAGCCACTTGCTTCGGAGATCACGGGCAGCCCTGTGGGCCTGTGTGAGGGATCAATACCTGCGCACAGTGATACTAATACTGCTCCTCAACCAATACAGTCGCCACAGATGGGACATTGCTCGCCAAACAAATTCCGGAGGTCCCAGGACATTGAGGTAGTGAACGAACATGAACCTTCAGCCACTGTTGAATCGGATGTACAAACGACAGGCGACGATCAGTCTAACCTGCGTCCTGGTCGAATCAATCGACATTCGCCATTTTCACCCCTTCCTCGATCCCACTTGTCATCCAAAGCAGGCCTGTCACCCTTGAGCAATAACCGTATCTCAGCTTCCAATACGTCCAATCATCTTCTACCGTCTGAATCTGATACCCATGATGACCCCTCgaatcctttcctttcaaCTTACGAGATAGTTCCCGGGCCTTACGAAAGAAGAGTCCGAAAGAAGCGCGAAATCTTTTCACCTGCGACATGCTCGGTGGATCGCCTAGAGGTTACTTCCATAAGAAGTCCGTTCAAGGTCGAGGGGATTGACGAAGAAAGTGATAGTAGTTCAACACCCGATGACCCCGATGATTTCTCTTATCGACCCGCAGTGAAAACTGCTAGAGTCTCAAGAGGCACTGGGAGGCGTGGGAGGCGAGCGAGTACCTCCATCGCTTCAGCTTTTTCAGAATCAAAGCAGATGCGTGTCCCCTCAACAAGTCCGCTTTCAACATTTTCTGACTCTGACAAAAGCTTGACtcctgatgatgaaaacGATGTGACTACCCGCCCTTTGAAAAAGCAGAAGTTACATAATGCGGAAGCCAAAGGGGCGAAGACCAGAACCACCTCCGCTACACGGACAAATCTTTCATCGAAAAAGAAAGCCAGACATCTTATTGGGAAGTCTCGAGCAGCAACACCACCTGTCGTTGAGGATGTCAATCGGGTGCTTGCAAGCTATGGTCATTATTACTACCCAGCTCGCATTATCGAGCCTAGTGGATTACGGTACAAAGTGATATATGATGATAATGAACACCGAGAGTGTGCGCCCGATAAGCTTCGGAAGCTGATTTTGAAAAGGGGTGACAAATTGGAGGCATACGGAAGGCATGATTTGCCAACCAAGATGGAGGTTCTCTTGGATTGGGATGGAAATGAGAGAGGAGTAAAGTGCGCCAGTAATGGCACGATGTTGGGCTTTGTAAAGCTTCGATTCATCCGCATTCGTCAGCAGATAATCAAACAGCAATTTAATGATAGGTTATTCGCCCCACAAATAGGCGCGAAGTCCCCCACTAGGTCCATCCTTCGCTCCCCTGTCAAAAACTTTGTGCCTCTGGTATTTGAAGGAATGATTTTTCTAATTCTGACAGGAGTCGAGGAAAACTCTGTTGAGTACGAGTCTAAGAGTTTATCAAAATTGATTGAAATTCGCGGTGGGATAGTAGCGAAAGACTGGACGCAAATATTTGAGCCAGATTTGCATCGTGGACATTTCAAAAGGAACTTGGGTCGAACGCCTTTCGTGATACCTACTGGCACCAGACCGCTGATGACCTCTACGTTCATGGTGGCATTGGCGAAAGGGATACCTGTGTTGTCTGTCAAGTATGTAGACGCCgccattgaagaaggagaa GCCATTGACTGGCATCCATATCTAATATCGTCGGGTTACTCTTGTTTCACCGGACAAATGATGTCACAGATTGTCGACACATCATGGGGGACAAAGAACTGGGATGCAGTCAAGGCTGGGCACCTACTGAAACCTTTCAAGGGGAAAAAAGTACTTTTCATACAGCCCAGAAATTCTCTCAGT TCCCTTCTAACTCTATGTTCAACATGTCTGGGTGCAGAAGAGGTGCGAGTTGTAGAGAGAGTTTCTGGGAAAGAGCTGGATGTTATCCTCGATCCCAAATGGGACTACTTGGTTATCGACAAGATGGGGATTCCTAGTGCCTTAAAAGGGTGTAAGAAAGTTGCGAACGTGCAGTGGCTAAAGCAATGCCTG GTAATGGGGAAAGCTCTACCTCCCTTATTGACAAGTCAAGATGAACCGGAAAAAGGAGCCTCCAAGATCAAAAAAGAGACAAGCAACAAGGGAAATGCAAGAAAGAGAGTTAATCAAAGTACATAA